In the genome of [Mycoplasma] phocae, one region contains:
- a CDS encoding BspA family leucine-rich repeat surface protein, which yields MKNKLKLLSIISALSSVSLPFSIISTKTNQNTPEDNLEDNSITAETQVQSVYNGTECIKIGYFKNFKGEYQIEQFHKDVTAVPKDLPKEITLLKNAFKDCINFNQDLSSWDISNVKDMSSMFEGALAFNNGEKTLTWKGNAKNNTATTFMFKNAKKFNQDISSWDVSNVKSMWSMFEGAESFNNGNKPLIWKNGWTNKRTTMLSMFKNAKSFNQDISSWDVSNVWNMESMFEGTKLFNQDLSNWKVSNVWNTGSMFEGTEAYNNAGKPLSWGDSAKSITSTVSMFKNAKKFNQDISGWNLSKIVNMVSMFEGAENFNNGGNVLNWENLKVKYVSKLFKNAKSFNQDLSNWDISNLSEMSSMFEGADAFNNGGQPLTWINLSKAKKFDNMFKNAKIFNQNIAGWDVSSAEDMSSMFEGADAFNNGGQPLTWTNLSKVKKFNNMFKNAKIFNQNISTWDVSNAEDMSSMFCGAQTFNQSIADWNVSNVKEMALMFQDAKFFNQNLSKWNVSNVWNMLSMFEGAEAYNNAGESLNWGDSTKNLVSTASMFKNAKSFNQDISSWDVSNVWKMNAMFENAVLFNNGGKPLNWKNAIKGNISTAFMFKNAKSFNQDISSWDVSKVESMESMFEGASSFNNGGQPFNWNSSSNIVTNVSKMFKDATSFNQNVTNFDVRNVNDMSSMFEGASSFNNGDQELRWFSWTSNVKDMSSMFKNATNFNQDLSNFWAYNVKTMESMFEGASSFNNGGKSFKWNSLTIIVTNVSKMFKNATSFNQNVTNFDVRNVNDMSSMFEGASSFNNGDAMELNWNTWTENVKNMSKMFKDATSFNKKIIMKTKNVENMTSMFENTKAFNQNISNWNVDKVVNYDNFYNKSKLISNPKNIPQKLLKELKYLITVQNFTDRIEKIDLKKNKNIIIDLIKARNNNPEIFWDVLSFDLISSNDDYLEILISDKSKKRYLDKLKLKFPYKKDIKKEIKVDNLAKVEDFTEEEIKRVINAANGSGTIDWSQLKITINQDKIIITVSDNSADYLKGGTISFTVVKKLDIATVISETKKLAKVEDFTEEEIKRVINAANGSGTIDWSQLKITINQEKIMISVADNSADYLKGGTISFTVVKKLDIATVISETKKLAKVEDFTEEEIKRVINAANGSGTIDWSQLKITINQEKIMISVADNSADYLKGGTISFTVTKKIAISTIISKTTNLAKVEDFTEEEIKRVINAANGSGTIDWSQLKITINQDKIIITVSDNSADYLKGGTISFTVVKKLDIATVISETKKLAKVEDFTEEEIKRVINAANSNVSIDWSQLKITINQEKIMISVADNSADYLKGGTISFTVTKKIAISTIISKTTNLAKVEDFTEEEIKRVINAANGSGTIDWSQLKITINQEKIMISVADNSADYLKGGTISFTVVKKLDIATVISETKKLAKVEDFTEEEIKRVINAANSNVSIDWSQLKITINQEKIMISVADNSADYLKGGTISFTVVKKLDIATVISETKKLAKVEDFTEEEIKRVINAANGSGTIDWSQLKITINQEKIMISVADNSADYLKGGTISFTVTKKIAISTIISKTTNLAKVEDFTEEEIKRVINAANGSGTIDWSQLKITINQEKIMISVADNSADYLKGGTISFTVTKKIAISTIISKTTNLAKVEDFTEEEIKRVINAANGSGTIDWSQLKITINQEKIMISVADNSADYLKGGTISFTVTKKIAISTIISKTTNLAKVEDFTEEEIKRVINAANSNVSIDWSQLKITINQEKIMISVADNSADYLKGGTISFTVTKKIAISTIISKTTNLAKVEDFTEEEIKRVINAANGSGTIDWSQLKITINQEKIMISVADNSADYLKGGTISFTVTKKIAISTIISKTTNLAKVEDFTEEEIKRVINAANGSGTIDWSQLKITINQEKIMISVADNSADYLKGGTISFTVTKKIAISTIISKTTNLAKVEDFTEEEIKRVINAANGSGTIDWSQLKITINQEKIMISVADNSADYLKGGTISFTVTKKIAISTIISKTTNLAKVEDFTEEEIKRVINAANSNVSIDWSQLKITINQEKIMISVADNSADYLKGGTISFTVVKKLDIATVISETKKLAKVEDFTEEEIKRVINAANGSGTIDWSQLKITINQEKIMISVADNSADYLKGGTISFTVTKKIAISTIISKTTNLAKVEDFTEEEIKRVINAANGSGTIDWSQLKITINQEKIMISVADNSADYLKGETISFTVTKKSAIATVISKTSGLAKVENFTKDEIKRVINEANKGKDIQWEQLEITITGANVIIKVLANSADYQKGGTISFTVVKKLDIAKLIGKMVWNAQSTITIEELAKFIKKQYPEIDFSQIDLIIANDKSHAIIRSKVNSKDYFGEASLPIKKNINEAIKDKEINFELGKVDKKDINKKNFKSMISRILREVDLINLDFDVTIDKKNNKVNADFSHDAKFYGELNFNYEAKSQNNKLPIILAITSLLGIIGIIIVITLLVLKKKGKIFNKNKK from the coding sequence ATGAAAAACAAATTAAAATTGTTGAGCATAATTTCTGCTTTATCAAGTGTTTCATTACCTTTTAGCATTATTTCAACTAAAACTAATCAAAATACTCCAGAAGATAATCTGGAAGATAATTCTATAACAGCGGAAACGCAAGTACAATCCGTTTATAACGGCACTGAGTGTATTAAAATTGGATATTTTAAAAACTTTAAAGGTGAATATCAAATTGAACAATTTCATAAGGATGTAACTGCAGTTCCAAAAGATTTACCAAAGGAAATAACGTTACTTAAAAATGCGTTTAAGGATTGTATCAATTTTAACCAAGACCTCTCTAGTTGAGATATTTCAAATGTTAAAGATATGAGCTCTATGTTTGAAGGAGCATTAGCTTTCAATAATGGAGAAAAAACACTAACATGAAAAGGAAATGCAAAAAACAATACAGCGACAACGTTTATGTTTAAAAACGCGAAAAAATTCAATCAAGATATTTCTAGTTGAGATGTTTCAAACGTTAAGAGTATGTGGTCGATGTTTGAGGGTGCAGAATCTTTTAATAATGGCAATAAACCGCTAATTTGAAAAAATGGATGAACAAATAAAAGAACCACGATGTTGTCAATGTTTAAAAATGCTAAGTCATTTAATCAGGATATTTCTAGTTGAGATGTTTCAAATGTTTGAAATATGGAATCAATGTTTGAAGGTACAAAACTTTTTAATCAAGATCTTTCAAATTGGAAAGTTTCAAATGTTTGGAATACGGGATCAATGTTTGAAGGAACGGAGGCTTATAATAATGCCGGAAAACCTTTAAGTTGGGGAGATTCGGCAAAGAGTATTACATCAACAGTATCAATGTTTAAAAATGCAAAAAAATTTAATCAAGATATTTCAGGTTGAAACCTTTCAAAAATTGTAAACATGGTATCAATGTTTGAAGGTGCTGAAAATTTTAATAATGGTGGTAATGTTCTAAATTGAGAAAACCTAAAAGTTAAATATGTATCTAAACTTTTCAAGAATGCAAAATCATTTAATCAAGATCTTTCGAATTGAGATATTTCAAACTTATCTGAAATGAGTTCAATGTTCGAAGGCGCAGATGCCTTTAATAATGGAGGTCAACCACTAACTTGAATAAATTTAAGCAAAGCTAAAAAATTTGATAATATGTTTAAAAATGCAAAAATCTTCAATCAAAATATTGCGGGGTGAGATGTTTCGAGTGCTGAGGATATGAGTTCAATGTTTGAAGGTGCCGATGCCTTCAATAATGGAGGTCAACCACTAACTTGAACAAATTTAAGCAAAGTTAAAAAATTTAATAATATGTTTAAAAATGCAAAAATCTTTAATCAAAATATTTCTACTTGAGATGTTTCAAATGCTGAGGATATGAGTTCAATGTTTTGTGGAGCACAGACATTTAATCAATCTATTGCAGATTGAAATGTTTCGAATGTAAAAGAGATGGCATTAATGTTTCAGGATGCAAAATTTTTTAACCAAAATCTTTCAAAATGAAATGTTTCAAACGTTTGAAATATGCTATCGATGTTCGAAGGAGCAGAAGCATATAATAATGCTGGAGAATCTTTAAATTGAGGTGATTCAACAAAGAATCTTGTTTCAACAGCATCGATGTTTAAAAATGCTAAGTCATTTAATCAGGATATTTCTAGTTGAGATGTTTCAAATGTTTGAAAGATGAATGCAATGTTTGAAAATGCAGTATTGTTTAACAATGGTGGTAAGCCTTTAAATTGAAAAAATGCGATAAAAGGTAATATCTCAACAGCGTTTATGTTTAAAAATGCTAAATCATTTAATCAGGATATTTCTAGCTGAGATGTTTCTAAGGTTGAAAGTATGGAATCAATGTTTGAAGGTGCGTCATCGTTTAATAATGGTGGTCAGCCCTTTAATTGAAATAGTTCATCAAACATTGTGACTAATGTTTCAAAAATGTTTAAAGATGCTACCTCCTTTAACCAGAATGTTACTAATTTTGACGTTAGAAATGTTAATGATATGTCTTCAATGTTTGAGGGTGCATCATCATTTAATAATGGTGATCAAGAACTGCGGTGATTTTCTTGAACTAGTAATGTAAAAGATATGTCATCTATGTTTAAAAACGCTACCAACTTTAATCAAGATTTATCAAATTTTTGAGCTTATAATGTTAAAACAATGGAATCAATGTTCGAAGGTGCATCATCATTTAATAACGGAGGAAAATCATTTAAGTGAAATAGTTTAACAATCATTGTGACTAATGTTTCAAAAATGTTTAAAAATGCCACTTCCTTTAACCAGAATGTTACTAATTTTGACGTTAGAAATGTTAATGATATGTCTTCAATGTTTGAGGGTGCATCATCATTTAATAATGGCGACGCAATGGAATTAAATTGAAATACCTGAACTGAAAATGTTAAAAATATGTCAAAAATGTTTAAAGATGCCACATCTTTTAACAAAAAAATTATTATGAAGACTAAAAATGTTGAAAATATGACTTCAATGTTTGAAAACACCAAGGCTTTTAACCAAAATATTTCAAATTGGAATGTTGACAAAGTCGTTAATTACGATAATTTTTATAACAAATCAAAACTTATCAGTAATCCCAAGAATATTCCACAAAAATTATTAAAAGAACTTAAATACTTGATTACTGTACAAAATTTTACTGATAGAATTGAAAAAATTGATCTTAAAAAGAATAAAAATATTATTATTGATCTTATTAAGGCAAGAAATAATAATCCAGAAATTTTTTGAGACGTTTTGAGTTTTGATTTAATTTCTTCTAATGATGATTATTTAGAAATTCTAATTTCCGATAAAAGTAAAAAGCGTTATTTAGATAAATTAAAACTTAAATTTCCATATAAAAAGGACATTAAAAAGGAAATTAAAGTTGATAATCTTGCTAAGGTTGAAGATTTCACAGAAGAAGAAATTAAAAGAGTAATTAACGCAGCTAATGGCAGCGGCACAATTGATTGAAGTCAACTAAAAATTACAATCAATCAAGATAAGATAATCATTACTGTTTCGGATAATAGTGCTGATTATTTAAAAGGTGGAACTATTAGCTTCACTGTTGTGAAGAAATTAGATATTGCCACTGTGATTTCTGAAACTAAGAAATTAGCTAAAGTTGAAGATTTCACAGAAGAAGAAATTAAAAGAGTAATTAACGCAGCTAATGGCAGCGGCACAATTGATTGAAGCCAACTAAAAATTACAATTAATCAAGAGAAAATAATGATTTCAGTTGCGGATAATAGTGCTGATTATCTAAAAGGTGGAACTATTAGCTTCACTGTTGTGAAGAAATTAGATATTGCTACTGTGATTTCTGAAACTAAGAAATTAGCTAAAGTTGAAGATTTCACAGAAGAAGAAATTAAAAGAGTAATTAACGCAGCTAATGGCAGCGGCACAATTGATTGAAGCCAACTAAAAATTACAATTAATCAAGAGAAAATAATGATTTCAGTTGCGGATAATAGTGCTGATTATCTAAAAGGTGGAACTATTAGCTTCACCGTAACTAAAAAAATCGCAATTAGTACAATTATTAGCAAAACAACTAATTTAGCCAAAGTTGAAGATTTCACAGAAGAAGAAATTAAAAGAGTAATTAACGCAGCTAATGGCAGCGGCACAATTGATTGAAGTCAACTAAAAATTACAATCAATCAAGATAAGATAATCATTACTGTTTCGGATAATAGTGCTGATTATTTAAAAGGTGGAACTATTAGCTTCACTGTTGTGAAGAAATTAGATATTGCCACTGTGATTTCTGAAACTAAGAAATTAGCTAAAGTTGAAGATTTCACAGAAGAAGAAATTAAAAGAGTAATTAACGCAGCTAATAGTAATGTTTCAATTGATTGAAGCCAACTAAAAATTACAATTAATCAAGAGAAAATAATGATTTCAGTTGCGGATAATAGTGCTGATTATCTAAAAGGTGGAACTATTAGCTTCACCGTAACTAAAAAAATCGCAATTAGTACAATTATTAGCAAAACAACTAATTTAGCCAAAGTTGAAGATTTCACAGAAGAAGAAATTAAAAGAGTAATTAACGCAGCTAATGGCAGCGGCACAATTGATTGAAGCCAACTAAAAATTACAATTAATCAAGAGAAAATAATGATTTCAGTTGCGGATAATAGTGCTGATTATTTAAAAGGTGGAACTATTAGCTTCACTGTTGTGAAGAAATTAGATATTGCTACTGTGATTTCTGAAACTAAGAAATTAGCTAAAGTTGAAGATTTCACAGAAGAAGAAATTAAAAGAGTAATTAACGCAGCTAATAGTAATGTTTCAATTGATTGAAGTCAACTAAAAATTACAATTAATCAAGAGAAAATAATGATTTCAGTTGCGGATAATAGTGCTGATTATCTAAAAGGTGGAACTATTAGCTTCACTGTTGTGAAGAAATTAGATATTGCTACTGTGATTTCTGAAACTAAGAAATTAGCTAAAGTTGAAGATTTCACAGAAGAAGAAATTAAAAGAGTAATTAACGCAGCTAATGGCAGCGGCACAATTGATTGAAGCCAACTAAAAATTACAATTAATCAAGAGAAAATAATGATTTCAGTTGCGGATAATAGTGCTGATTATCTAAAAGGTGGAACTATTAGCTTCACCGTAACTAAAAAAATCGCAATTAGTACAATTATTAGCAAAACAACTAATTTAGCCAAAGTTGAAGATTTCACAGAAGAAGAAATTAAAAGAGTAATTAACGCAGCTAATGGCAGCGGCACAATTGATTGAAGTCAACTAAAAATTACAATTAATCAAGAGAAAATAATGATTTCAGTTGCGGATAATAGTGCTGATTATCTAAAAGGTGGAACTATTAGCTTCACCGTAACTAAAAAAATCGCAATTAGTACAATTATTAGCAAAACAACTAATTTAGCCAAAGTTGAAGATTTCACAGAAGAAGAAATTAAAAGAGTAATTAACGCAGCTAATGGCAGCGGCACAATTGATTGAAGCCAACTAAAAATTACAATTAATCAAGAGAAAATAATGATTTCAGTTGCGGATAATAGTGCTGATTATCTAAAAGGTGGAACTATTAGCTTCACCGTAACTAAAAAAATCGCAATTAGTACAATTATTAGCAAAACAACTAATTTAGCCAAAGTTGAAGATTTCACAGAAGAAGAAATTAAAAGAGTAATTAACGCAGCTAATAGTAATGTTTCAATTGATTGAAGTCAACTAAAAATTACAATTAATCAAGAGAAAATAATGATTTCAGTTGCGGATAATAGTGCTGATTATCTAAAAGGTGGAACTATTAGCTTCACCGTAACTAAAAAAATCGCAATTAGTACAATTATTAGCAAAACAACTAATTTAGCCAAAGTTGAAGATTTCACAGAAGAAGAAATTAAAAGAGTAATTAACGCAGCTAATGGCAGCGGCACAATTGATTGAAGCCAACTAAAAATTACAATTAATCAAGAGAAAATAATGATTTCAGTTGCGGATAATAGTGCTGATTATCTAAAAGGTGGAACTATTAGCTTCACCGTAACTAAAAAAATCGCAATTAGTACAATTATTAGCAAAACAACTAATTTAGCCAAAGTTGAAGATTTCACAGAAGAAGAAATTAAAAGAGTAATTAACGCAGCTAATGGCAGCGGCACAATTGATTGAAGCCAACTAAAAATTACAATTAATCAAGAGAAAATAATGATTTCAGTTGCGGATAATAGTGCTGATTATCTAAAAGGTGGAACTATTAGCTTCACCGTAACTAAAAAAATCGCAATTAGTACAATTATTAGCAAAACAACTAATTTAGCCAAAGTTGAAGATTTCACAGAAGAAGAAATTAAAAGAGTAATTAACGCAGCTAATGGCAGCGGCACAATTGATTGAAGCCAACTAAAAATTACAATTAATCAAGAGAAAATAATGATTTCAGTTGCGGATAATAGTGCTGATTATCTAAAAGGTGGAACTATTAGCTTCACCGTAACTAAAAAAATCGCAATTAGTACAATTATTAGCAAAACAACTAATTTAGCCAAAGTTGAAGATTTCACAGAAGAAGAAATTAAAAGAGTAATTAACGCAGCTAATAGTAATGTTTCAATTGATTGAAGTCAACTAAAAATTACAATTAATCAAGAGAAAATAATGATTTCAGTTGCGGATAATAGTGCTGATTATTTAAAAGGTGGAACTATTAGCTTCACTGTTGTGAAGAAATTAGATATTGCTACTGTGATTTCTGAAACTAAGAAATTAGCTAAAGTTGAAGATTTCACAGAAGAAGAAATTAAAAGAGTAATTAACGCAGCTAATGGCAGCGGCACAATTGATTGAAGCCAACTAAAAATTACAATTAATCAAGAGAAAATAATGATTTCAGTTGCGGATAATAGTGCTGATTATCTAAAAGGTGGAACTATTAGCTTCACCGTAACTAAAAAAATCGCAATTAGTACAATTATTAGCAAAACAACTAATTTAGCCAAAGTTGAAGATTTCACAGAAGAAGAAATTAAAAGAGTAATTAACGCAGCTAATGGCAGCGGCACAATTGATTGAAGCCAACTAAAAATTACAATTAATCAAGAGAAAATAATGATTTCAGTTGCGGATAATAGTGCTGATTATCTAAAAGGTGAAACTATTAGCTTCACCGTAACTAAAAAATCGGCAATTGCGACAGTAATTTCTAAAACTAGTGGCTTAGCGAAAGTTGAGAATTTCACAAAAGATGAAATTAAAAGAGTAATTAACGAAGCTAATAAAGGCAAAGACATTCAATGAGAGCAATTAGAAATTACTATTACTGGAGCAAATGTCATTATTAAAGTCTTAGCTAATTCCGCTGATTATCAAAAAGGTGGCACCATTAGCTTCACTGTTGTAAAAAAATTAGATATTGCTAAACTAATCGGTAAGATGGTTTGAAATGCACAATCAACAATTACGATCGAAGAACTTGCCAAATTTATTAAAAAACAATATCCAGAAATTGATTTTAGCCAAATTGATTTAATAATTGCAAATGACAAAAGTCACGCAATAATTAGATCAAAAGTTAACAGTAAAGATTATTTTGGAGAGGCATCATTACCTATCAAAAAGAACATTAATGAAGCTATTAAAGATAAAGAAATTAATTTTGAACTAGGTAAAGTTGACAAAAAAGATATTAATAAAAAGAATTTTAAATCAATGATTTCAAGGATATTAAGAGAAGTTGATTTGATTAATCTCGATTTTGATGTTACTATTGATAAAAAAAATAATAAGGTTAATGCCGATTTTAGCCATGATGCTAAATTTTATGGAGAATTGAATTTTAACTATGAGGCTAAAAGCCAAAATAATAAATTACCAATAATATTAGCAATTACTTCTCTACTAGGTATTATCGGCATCATTATAGTGATAACACTACTAGTATTAAAGAAAAAAGGAAAAATTTTTAATAAAAATAAAAAATAA